A portion of the Polyangia bacterium genome contains these proteins:
- a CDS encoding 2-isopropylmalate synthase: MSANTANTKSGTDDRVYIFDTTLRDGEQAPGCSMTVSEKVRMAHKLAELGVDILEAGFPIASEGDFEAVRAVGREVSVKIAALARCTPADIERAAQSLEGARGPARIHTFIATSEIHLKYKLKKTQEQVLEEAVRAVEQARKYVDDVEFSAEDGARTAPEYLETVAKAVVAAGAGTVNIPDTVGYSIPEEYGAIIGRVAKALGSTGIVSVHCHDDLGLAVANSLAAVQNGARQVECTVNGIGERAGNCSLEEVVMAIRTRRDRLPYETSIRTDQLYPASQLLTSIIGVGVQPNKAIVGRNAFAHEAGIHQDGFLKERTTYEIIDPKSVGVPESRLVLGKHSGRHALKSRCEALGLTLTKAELDDVYRRFTLLADTKKGILDEEIRELVVGSRQNHSRKIA; encoded by the coding sequence ATGAGCGCAAACACTGCCAACACCAAATCCGGCACCGACGATCGCGTCTATATCTTCGACACCACCTTGCGCGACGGGGAGCAGGCTCCCGGTTGCAGCATGACTGTCTCCGAGAAGGTGCGCATGGCGCACAAACTGGCCGAGCTGGGCGTGGACATTTTAGAGGCCGGCTTTCCCATCGCCTCCGAAGGCGACTTCGAAGCGGTGCGGGCGGTGGGCCGCGAAGTGAGCGTGAAGATCGCGGCGCTGGCCCGCTGCACGCCGGCGGACATCGAGCGCGCGGCCCAGTCCCTGGAAGGCGCGAGGGGCCCCGCCCGCATTCACACGTTCATCGCCACCAGCGAGATTCACCTCAAGTACAAGCTCAAGAAGACGCAAGAGCAGGTGCTGGAAGAAGCGGTGCGGGCCGTCGAGCAGGCGCGCAAGTACGTCGATGACGTCGAGTTCTCGGCCGAGGACGGCGCCCGCACCGCGCCTGAGTATCTGGAGACGGTGGCCAAGGCGGTGGTCGCCGCCGGGGCCGGCACGGTGAACATCCCCGACACCGTCGGCTATTCGATCCCCGAAGAATACGGCGCCATCATCGGCCGGGTGGCCAAAGCGCTGGGCTCGACCGGGATCGTCAGCGTGCACTGCCACGATGATCTCGGCCTGGCCGTCGCCAACTCGCTGGCCGCGGTCCAAAACGGCGCCCGTCAGGTCGAGTGCACGGTGAACGGCATCGGCGAGCGCGCCGGCAACTGCTCGCTCGAAGAAGTGGTGATGGCCATCCGCACGCGCCGTGATCGCTTGCCTTATGAAACGAGTATCAGGACCGATCAGCTTTATCCGGCCAGCCAGCTCCTGACGTCGATCATCGGCGTCGGCGTGCAGCCGAACAAGGCCATCGTCGGGCGCAACGCTTTTGCGCACGAGGCCGGCATTCATCAGGACGGCTTTCTCAAGGAACGCACCACCTACGAGATCATCGATCCGAAATCGGTCGGCGTTCCCGAGAGCCGTTTGGTCCTGGGAAAGCACAGCGGCCGTCATGCCCTGAAGTCGCGCTGTGAGGCGCTGGGATTGACCTTGACCAAGGCAGAATTGGACGACGTCTATCGTCGCTTCACGCTGCTGGCTGACACCAAAAAAGGGATCCTGGACGAGGAGATCCGAGAGCTGGTGGTGGGCAGTCGCCAAAATCATAGTCGTAAAATAGCGTAA
- a CDS encoding LysR family transcriptional regulator, whose product MELYALQVFASVVAEGSFSRAAEKLFRTQPAISLAVQRLEAELGEKLIDRSGKDLVLTDIGRAVLDYSRRFENLRQEMQNTIAELRGKSAGRLIVGANESSTLYLLPHIERYRHLYPKVKVQVRRSQSSKIPAELLDGNLELGVVSYDPTDERLVSKIIYTDALAFVVSPKHRFARRKVVSIADLGMETFIAHNVLSPYRELVLREFRRHKVPLNMDVEMPTLETIRKLVQSNEGVAFLPRMCVRPELDAKTLREVKVKELHVERMVRLVYAKARSLSHAAQAFLDVIAGRP is encoded by the coding sequence ATGGAGCTGTACGCGCTGCAGGTATTCGCTTCGGTCGTCGCCGAGGGCAGCTTCTCGCGTGCCGCCGAGAAATTGTTCCGCACCCAGCCCGCCATCTCGCTGGCCGTGCAGCGTCTGGAGGCCGAACTGGGCGAAAAGCTGATCGACCGCTCGGGTAAGGATCTGGTCCTCACCGACATCGGGCGCGCCGTGCTGGATTATTCCCGTCGCTTCGAGAACCTGCGCCAAGAAATGCAAAACACCATCGCCGAGTTGCGCGGCAAATCAGCCGGCCGGCTGATCGTCGGCGCCAACGAATCGTCGACGCTGTACCTGCTGCCCCATATCGAACGTTACCGGCACCTTTACCCGAAGGTGAAGGTCCAGGTCCGCCGCAGTCAATCCAGCAAGATTCCGGCCGAGCTTCTGGACGGCAATCTGGAGCTCGGCGTGGTCAGCTATGATCCGACCGACGAACGACTGGTCAGCAAGATCATCTACACCGACGCCCTGGCGTTCGTCGTCTCGCCCAAGCACCGCTTTGCTCGGCGCAAGGTGGTGTCCATCGCCGATCTGGGAATGGAGACGTTCATCGCCCACAACGTGCTGTCGCCTTATCGGGAACTTGTCTTGCGCGAGTTCCGCCGCCACAAGGTCCCGCTGAACATGGACGTGGAGATGCCGACGCTGGAGACCATCCGCAAGCTGGTGCAAAGCAACGAAGGCGTGGCCTTCCTTCCGCGCATGTGCGTGCGTCCGGAGCTGGATGCCAAGACTCTGCGCGAAGTGAAGGTCAAGGAGCTACACGTCGAACGGATGGTGCGGCTGGTGTACGCCAAGGCGCGCTCACTGAGCCACGCCGCCCAGGCTTTTCTGGACGTCATCGCCGGGCGGCCCTAA
- a CDS encoding metallophosphoesterase, with the protein MSRAPSTVDQAAAYAARMAAKQAHATSRPTQAARRYRIKLRRFAGPVAYADQISHLRIAHLTDQHVGRVTPMEVQRAAVELANGEKPDLILLSGDFVCHSQLYLDQLTEVVRGFQAPAIAVLGNHDHWSGADEVRLALERGGVEVLRNRNTIITVRNERLQVVGLDDAYTGHARRDEAVKGLRPDLPAIGISHIAEEADGLWQHGIPLVLSGHTHGGQVTLARLHELAVGMIGGHKYVHGLYGTRESQPPTNGHDDKKGGRNHHGKPEPAGAVYVGAGIGAAVVPLRLGDRGKREVTIFELGCQPGDFVEHHSEQEALRGRKPTAKLIARRAAAVVRKRLDREIGSEIPRKR; encoded by the coding sequence GTGTCGCGCGCACCATCCACCGTCGATCAGGCCGCCGCCTATGCCGCACGCATGGCAGCGAAACAAGCGCACGCGACGTCGCGACCGACGCAGGCCGCGCGCCGCTACCGAATCAAGCTGCGCCGGTTCGCCGGGCCGGTGGCTTACGCCGATCAGATCAGCCACCTGCGCATCGCCCACCTCACCGATCAACACGTCGGCCGCGTGACGCCGATGGAAGTGCAGCGCGCCGCCGTCGAGCTGGCCAATGGCGAAAAGCCCGACCTCATCCTGCTGTCCGGCGATTTCGTCTGCCACAGCCAGCTTTACCTGGACCAACTGACGGAAGTGGTGCGAGGCTTTCAAGCGCCCGCCATCGCGGTGCTGGGCAACCACGACCACTGGTCGGGCGCCGATGAAGTGCGGCTGGCGCTGGAACGAGGCGGCGTCGAGGTGCTGCGCAACCGCAACACCATCATCACCGTGCGCAACGAACGCCTGCAGGTGGTGGGCCTGGACGACGCGTACACCGGCCACGCCCGCCGCGACGAGGCGGTGAAAGGTCTGCGCCCCGACTTACCAGCCATTGGCATCTCGCACATCGCCGAGGAGGCCGACGGTTTGTGGCAGCACGGGATCCCTCTGGTGCTGTCGGGCCACACCCATGGCGGTCAGGTGACGCTGGCCCGGTTGCACGAGCTGGCCGTCGGCATGATCGGCGGGCACAAATACGTGCACGGCCTTTACGGCACGCGCGAAAGTCAGCCGCCGACCAACGGACACGACGACAAAAAGGGCGGCCGCAACCATCACGGCAAACCCGAACCGGCGGGCGCGGTCTACGTCGGCGCGGGCATCGGCGCCGCCGTGGTCCCCTTGCGGCTGGGAGATCGCGGCAAGCGCGAGGTGACCATCTTCGAGCTTGGCTGCCAGCCCGGCGATTTCGTCGAACACCACAGTGAGCAGGAGGCCCTGCGCGGGCGGAAACCGACCGCCAAGTTGATCGCCCGACGCGCCGCCGCCGTGGTCCGCAAGCGGCTCGACCGCGAAATCGGCAGCGAGATTCCGCGGAAACGCTGA
- a CDS encoding superoxide dismutase — protein sequence MNKYTLPDLDYDFGALEPHISGRIMELHHEKHHAAYVKGANEATEALFEAREKNDFTKIASLQRALAFNLSGHVLHSIFWKNLAPKRGGQPSGPLATAIDSAFGNFDHFKSQLVEAAMTTSGSGWAALSWEPLGQRLITTQIHDHQSEFTAGSSPLLVLDAWEHAYYLQYGPDKKSFFQGVFNLWNWDDVAARFESARALNLGLGGKKSR from the coding sequence ATGAACAAATACACCCTGCCGGATCTCGACTACGACTTCGGGGCGCTGGAGCCCCACATCTCTGGGCGAATCATGGAACTTCACCATGAAAAGCACCACGCCGCGTATGTGAAGGGCGCCAACGAAGCCACCGAAGCGCTGTTCGAGGCGCGCGAAAAAAACGACTTCACCAAGATCGCCTCGCTGCAGCGGGCGCTGGCCTTCAATCTATCGGGTCATGTGCTGCATTCGATCTTCTGGAAGAACCTGGCGCCCAAACGCGGCGGTCAGCCGAGCGGACCGCTGGCCACCGCCATCGACAGCGCCTTCGGAAACTTCGATCATTTCAAATCCCAGTTGGTCGAGGCCGCGATGACCACCAGCGGGTCGGGATGGGCCGCGCTTTCGTGGGAGCCACTCGGACAGCGACTGATCACCACGCAGATTCATGATCACCAGTCCGAATTCACCGCCGGCAGCAGCCCACTGCTGGTCCTGGACGCCTGGGAGCACGCCTACTATCTACAGTATGGCCCTGACAAGAAAAGCTTCTTCCAGGGCGTCTTCAATCTTTGGAATTGGGACGACGTCGCCGCGCGCTTTGAATCCGCGCGGGCCTTGAACCTGGGCCTGGGCGGCAAAAAATCTCGCTAA